GACAAAAGGGTTGATAGCGTAACTATTCAAAATCAGAGTATAGAAACTAGTTTACTACGCATTATAACTGATAAAGAATTATCTAGTTTTGAGGAACGTCTTACTCCAAAGAAGCCAAAAATGAGATTAATCGATGGTGGTGTTTTCACGATGGGGTCTGACGATGTAGATGTTGATTATGATGAAGACCCTCATATTGCTAAAGTAAACAATTTTGAAATAGGTGTATACGAGGTGAGCTTCGATGAATATATACCTTATGCTTTACTGGGAGGAAATTTGCCAAGTGATGAGGAAAGAGGCAGAGGTGGTCGTCCTGTGGTTAACATACAATGGTTTGATGCTATTCGATATTGTAATTGGTTAAGTAAAATAAACGGGTTCGAACCTGTTTATGATGAAGACACTTGGATGCAAGACCTCTCAAAGAATGGATACAGATTACCAACTGAAGCGGAGTGGGAGTATGCTGCAGCTGGAGGCTCTATTGAAAGGACGAAATTTGCTGGAACAAATAGTTATGATAGTCTAAGTATTTATGCTAATCACATTTCAGATGACGATTCTTTTGAACATGCGGCACCACAAGGAAGCTTTGAGCCCAATGCTCTTGGTCTGTACGATATGATAGGAAATGTCTGGGAGTGGTGCTATGATTGGCATGGAGACTATCCCCAAAAATCTGAAATTGGTTATGCTGGTCCTAAATCAGGTGATTATAAGATTGTTAGAGGTTGTAGCTGGAACCGCAAACCTCTGTTTTGTAGGACTTCAAATAGAGGGTACTTCAGCCCTGACGTTAGATTTAATAGTATTGGTTTTAGGCTTGCTAGGACACCTTAAAAAAACAATCAATATTTCCCACAATCCTTTATCTGGTTGAATAATTATGAATTAAAATAATAAATTAAACTTCTTTAATAAATCACTATACCAAAGTTAATTATTAAGTACGAAATTGATAAATAAATGCTCATAACAATGTATATAAAATCATAGCACCCTTCGGGATGCTACGCTTCATATACTAACCGTTAGCAAATATTCGATTTGAGTAACTTATGATAAAATACCTTTTTCAACAAGTTGCATTAACAGTTGTTCTTTTCATGCTCTGGATTGGAACAACTAACCTATCAGGAGGAGACGTTGGAATGATGCCAATGCTAATGGGAATGCTAGTCCTCATCCACATAAGTATTGGAATAACGCTTAGTCTAATATTTAGGAATCAATTAAAGACGCCCAACTCTATGCTTATTGGAATAGTCATATTTCAATTCATTTATCAATTAGGCCCTTTGGTAATCGGTGATGAACCAATGTTCTGGGGGATTTTTGAAGCATCGTCAAGTGGCGAAATCAACAGAGCATTTGCTCTAATTCCATTAGTCTGTGGCATCTTAACGCTAATAACAATTGTCATCAGAGAACAGAAAAACACATTTGCTAACAGGGTGTAGGCACGAATGCCCATGCTTTCTTACCGAACCAATGCCAGAATCAGCACCACCGCTCCACGCGGAATCTCTAGAATACCGAGAACGCATTCGTGGTTTCCTTGGCGGTCTAAACCTGGGCTAATGGCTAAACAGACTTTTGTGGTTGTGCGCGGATCGGCTATCTTTCTGCCTTAATCAAACTGTGAGGGCACATCGTCCTACACAGGCGTTAGCTGCAATAACCGCTACTAAAACGATAGAAATTTTTGGGAAGATATAAGTCAGTCGAAATAAAGGGTTTGTTCTTTGATAAGTTTGATGAACTTTTTCACTCTTCTCTTATTTCTGCTGTCAAGGAATCTGAACTATCAGAAGAAGAGATCATTGCTAAACTTGCACCTGAGTTCGATAATCTGGTTACTGCATATGAAGATACTATTTCAAGTACCTACTTAGAGCACCATAAATTCAAGCTGAATGACTTCTTAAAGTCACATTTCAAAAATCAAAAGACAATTGCAACCACTAATAAAAATTCTATTATCCCATTCCACCTTTATATAAATGGGTGCGCAATTGCTTTTGAGAAGATAACAGAAAGAATAGGTAGAAAAAGGATCGATAGTACATTGAAAACCAATGTTGCACTGTATGGACTAGTTATTAGACGAGCTGATGAGATTGCAAACCTCTTGCTTTGCGGACATATAGATGGAGCAATGATCATTTGGAGATCACTTTATGAAAACGCAATTATTCTGATGCTACTAGCAACGGAGAACGATCCAGAACTTGCTGATAAATTCTACAAACATTCAATTAGGAACTCAAAAAACAAGGTGGCGAGTTTCAATAAACATTATAAAAAACTAGGGTTTAAGAAGCTGCCAAAATCGACTGACATCAAACTAGAAAAAGAGACAGAGAGTCTTAAGAAAGAGTACGGTAAAGACTTTCTATCTAATGACTTTGGATGGGCTGATGACCTATTTCCTGGAAAGCAAAAGGCGAATTTTAGACTGATAGAAGATAGAGTGGAAATGAGCAAATATCGACCGTATTATCTGTTATGTTGCGAGCAAATGCACTCAAATTTCAATGGTTTCAAGAACTTTATGGAAGGTAGCAAGATCATTCTTCCGAGACTAATGGCACAGGAAATTGACTTAGTTCATTTCATTGATCCAA
The DNA window shown above is from Reichenbachiella sp. 5M10 and carries:
- a CDS encoding DUF5677 domain-containing protein, with the translated sequence MGRYKSVEIKGLFFDKFDELFHSSLISAVKESELSEEEIIAKLAPEFDNLVTAYEDTISSTYLEHHKFKLNDFLKSHFKNQKTIATTNKNSIIPFHLYINGCAIAFEKITERIGRKRIDSTLKTNVALYGLVIRRADEIANLLLCGHIDGAMIIWRSLYENAIILMLLATENDPELADKFYKHSIRNSKNKVASFNKHYKKLGFKKLPKSTDIKLEKETESLKKEYGKDFLSNDFGWADDLFPGKQKANFRLIEDRVEMSKYRPYYLLCCEQMHSNFNGFKNFMEGSKIILPRLMAQEIDLVHFIDPMQFTLSILHDINDYMLYEFSTPSEYEVNLLLLEKIFEKQQKSFDI